In Tripterygium wilfordii isolate XIE 37 chromosome 23, ASM1340144v1, whole genome shotgun sequence, one genomic interval encodes:
- the LOC119992780 gene encoding aldehyde oxidase GLOX1-like — translation MINGEINNDGLQQDNSSPQNSNHPHKEVPDLEGAGGDVDMTAGGDVNVGGGGGGDHVDVEGGGDHVDMTTARDVNVGGGGGGGGGGGVGVGGGVGVGGGVDFAGFTGQWELVSDNSGVSAMHAILLPKINKVLMYDATIWRISKLPYPADHPCRMINKQTGEKDCYYHSVLYDINNGHLRPLELNTDTWCSSGGLTDDGTLVSTGGFQGGAKTLRYLRDCDTCDWEEYPTALASLRWYSTQATLPDASFIVVGGRQEFNYEYIPGHGKQHQNLKPHDFPFLRETTQMDENNLYPFVYLSTDGNIFIFANNRAVLLNPKSNQITQHYPILPGGSRNYPANAASVLLPIKLHPGDKNRKIPAEVLICGGARPEAYGEAERKQNFMPALKDCGRMRITDPKPVWKIEEMPSARVMGDMVILPTADILLLNGAKLGTSGWGLAKDPNFIPALYRPKLKKGQRFSELAPTNIPRMYHSTSTLLPDGKILVAGSNTNNGYLYNVEFPTELRVEKFSPPYLNPSLAEKRPVIVVDQLQTELKYGKKLIVQIKSSAERLETGDVQVTMYAPPFTTHGISMNQRLIVLGLMEVTSNDGYHKITTEAPPSGKVAPPGYYLLFVVQQGVPSEGVWVRIT, via the exons ATGATTAATGGAGAAATCAACAATGACGGACTGCAGCAAGATAATTCATCACCACAAAATTCCAACCACCCACACAAAGAAGTGCCCGATTTGGAAGGAGCAGGTGGAGATGTAGACATGACAGCAGGAGGAGATGTGAAtgtgggaggaggaggaggaggagatcaTGTGGATGTGGAAGGAGGAGGAGATCATGTGGATATGACAACAGCAAGAGATGTGAAtgtaggaggaggaggaggaggaggaggaggaggaggagttggTGTCGGAGGAGGAGTTGGTGTCGGAGGAGGAGTTGATTTTGCAGGGTTTACAGGTCAATGGGAGCTAGTTTCCGATAACTCCGGTGTATCGGCAATGCATGCCATTTTGCTACCCAAAATCAACAAGGTTTTGATGTATGATGCCACCATTTGGAGGATTTCCAAATTGCCCTATCCTGCTGATCACCCTTGTAGAATGATTAACAAGCAGACCGGTGAAAAAGACTGCTATTATCACTCTGTCCTTTATGACATTAACAATGGTCATCTTAGGCCTCTTGAG CTTAATACAGACACATGGTGCTCATCAGGAGGATTGACAGATGACGGAACCCTAGTGAGCACAGGTGGATTTCAAGGTGGAGCCAAAACTCTTCGATACCTCCGAGACTGtgacacttgcgattgggaggAATATCCCACCGCACTTGCTTCTCTTAGATG GTACTCGACACAGGCAACCTTACCTGACGCCAGTTTTATCGTAGTCGGCGGCCGCCAAGAGTTCAACTACGAGTACATTCCCGGACATGGTAAACAACATCAGAACCTAAAACCCCATGACTTCCCCTTCCTCCGCGAAACCACTCAAATGGATGAAAATAACCTTTACCCCTTCGTGTATCTCTCCACCGACGGCAACATCTTTATCTTCGCCAACAACCGTGCCGTCCTCCTCAACCCTAAATCAAACCAAATCACTCAACATTACCCTATCCTCCCCGGCGGATCTCGCAATTACCCTGCCAACGCGGCGTCTGTACTCCTCCCCATAAAACTCCACCCTGGAGACAAGAATAGGAAAATCCCAGCCGAGGTCTTAATCTGCGGCGGAGCGAGGCCGGAAGCGTATGGAGAAGCCGAGAGGAAACAGAATTTCATGCCGGCATTGAAGGATTGTGGAAGGATGAGGATTACAGATCCGAAACCAGTTTGGAAGATCGAGGAGATGCCGTCGGCGCGCGTGATGGGGGATATGGTAATTCTCCCAACCGCAGATATTTTATTGCTTAATGGAGCCAAACTGGGCACATCAGGTTGGGGTTTGGCAAAAGACCCTAATTTCATTCCTGCATTGTACCGTCCTAAGCTCAAGAAAGGACAGAGATTCTCTGAATTAGCACCCACAAATATTCCTAGAATGTACCATTCCACCTCTACATTGTTACCAGATGGTAAAATCCTTGTCGCTGGAAGTAATACCAATAATGGTTACCTGTATAATGTTGAATTCCCTACCGAATTGAGGGTCGAGAAGTTCTCGCCCCCTTATCTGAACCCGTCATTGGCAGAGAAAAGGCCGGTGATTGTGGTTGATCAGCTGCAAACTGAGCTCAAGTATGGAAAGAAGCTTATCGTGCAGATCAAGTCAAGTGCAGAGAGACTTGAAACAGGGGATGTTCAGGTGACAATGTATGCACCACCTTTTACTACTCATGGTATTTCAATGAACCAGAGGCTTATAGTGTTGGGGTTGATGGAGGTGACCAGCAATGATGGGTATCATAAAATTACTACAGAGGCGCCACCATCTGGTAAGGTTGCTCCGCCTGGGTATTATCTTCTCTTTGTTGTGCAACAGGGTGTGCCCAGTGAAGGTGTGTGGGTGCGTATCACATAA